The DNA window TTGGATTGACGGCGTGCCGACCAACGGTCGGCACCTACCGGCACCTGCCGGGTGGTCAGGCGACCACCAACCGCCCACGCAGCGAATTGCTGTACGCCTCGGTGATCTCAACATCCACCAGCTGCCCCACCAGGCGCATCTTCCCGGCGAAATTCACCGAACGCATGTTCTCGGTCTTGCCGGTCAGCTCGTTCGGATCCTTGCGCGACGGCCCTTCCACCAGCACGGTCTGCACGGTGCCGACCATGGCCTGCGAAATCGCCGCCGCCTGCTCGTTGATCCGGGCCTGCAGGCGCGACAGCCGCGCGTGCTTTTCCGCATCGCTGATCGTGTCTTCCAGGTCCGCGGCCGGGGTGCCGGGGCGACGCGAATAGATGAACGAGAAGCTCTGGTCGAAGCCCACGTCTTCGATCAGCTTCATGGTCTTCTCGAAATCGGCCTCGGTTTCGCCGGGGAAGCCGACAATGAAGTCCGAGCTGATCGAAATGTCCGGGCGAACCGCGCGCAGCTTGCGGATCTTGGCCTTGAACTCCAGCGCGGTGTAGCCGCGCTTCATCGCCGACAGCACGCGGTCGCTGCCCGCCTGCACCGGCAGATGCAGGAAGTTGGCCAGCTGCGGCACGTCGCGGTAAGCGTCCACCAGCGAGTCGCTGAACTCCAGCGGGTGCGAGGTGGTGAAGCGGATGCGGTCCACGCCGTCAATCTCCGCGATCGTGCGGATCAGCAGGCCGAGGTCGGCGAATTCGCCGTCGCCATACGGACCGCGGTAGGCGTTGACGTTCTGGCCGAGCAGGTTGATCTCGCGCACGCCCTGGCTGGCCAGCTGTGCTACTTCCACCACCACGTCCTCGAACGGACGGCTGACTTCCGTGCCGCGGGTGTAGGGCACCACGCAGAACGAGCAGTACTTGGAGCAGCCTTCCATGATCGAGACAAAGGCGGAGCCGCCTTCGGCGCGCGGCTCGGGCAGGCGGTCGAACTTTTCGATTTCCGGGAAGCTGATGTCGACCTGCGACTTGCCCGATTCACGCCGCTGGCGGATCAGCTCCGGCAGGCGATGCAGGGTCTGCGGTCCAAACACCAGGTCCACGTGCGGGGCGCGCTTGATGATCGCCTCGCCTTCCTGCGAGGCCACGCAGCCGCCCACGCCGATGATCACGCCGCGGCCGTTGTTCTTCAGCGCCTTCCAGTAGCCGAGCTGGCTGAACACCTTCTCCTGCGCCTTTTCGCGGATGGAACAGGTGTTCATCAGCAGCACGTCGGCTTCGGCCGGGTCGTCGGTAAGTTCCAGGCCCTCCTCGGCGGCGAGCACGTCGGCCATCTTGGTCGAGTCGTACTCGTTCATCTGACAGCCGTGGGTCTTGATGTACAGCTTGCCGCGCACCGGGCCATTCACCTGCGGGCGGGAGCCGGGCAGGGGGATCAGATCGGGGCGGGCAACGGGTTCGGAGGGTGACGCTGGCGTCCCGGTCATGGCGCTTATTCCAGTCGGGTGGGCGGGCAGGGGTAGTCTGCTAGTTTACCCCCTTGTTAACAGGGCGCGAAACGGGGACACTCCGCCCCATGAAGGGGATTGTGGGGACAATCGCTGCGCTGGCCTTGGCTGCGCTGACCGCTCTGCCGGCCAGTGCCGGCACCCTGTACAAGTGCGTCGGCGACGACGGCATCCCCAGCTACGTCAGCAAGCGCGTGCCAAAAGCGACCTGCAGCGTGGTCAGCAACTACCGCCCGGACCGCAGCGCGCCCAAGCGCTACATCCCGCCGCCGACTCCGGCCCCGGCTCCCGCTCCGACGGCAGTGGCGGCAACGCCGGCCCCGACCCCGGCCCAGGCCGACACCGCAGCCGCCAGCACGGCGGTCACCGCCAGCGCAGCGCCGACCCAGGCGGCGACCGTGCTGACCGCGCCCTCGGCCCCGAAAGCCAGCAGCAAGCCGGGCAAAGTGGTGTCCGGGCAGGTCTACTCCTATATGAAGGATGGCGTGCGCCACTACACCAGCGCCCGGCCGGCCCAGGTGGCCAGCTTGGGCCAGGTGCGCACCATCCGCTACAGCTACATCGAGCGCTGCTACGCCTGCGGGGCCAACCCGGGGGTGAACTTCGGTTCGGTGCGGCTCAACACCACCGCCTTCCAGGCCGAGATTGCCGCCGCCGCGCGCGAGTTCGGGGTCGAAGAGGCGATCGTGCGCGCCGTCATCCACGCCGAGTCGGCCTACAACCCCACGGCCGTCAGCCGTGCGGGCGCGCAGGGGCTGATGCAGCTGATGCCGCCCACCGCGCGTCGCTTCGGGGTCACCGATTCCTATGATGCGGCGCAAAACATCCGCGGTGGCGTGCAGTACCTGTCGTGGCTGCTCAAGCGCTTCAACGGCAACCTGACCCTGGCCGCAGCCGGCTACAACGCTGGCGAAGGCGCGGTTGACCGCCACGGTGGCGTGCCGCCGTACAGCGAGACGCAGTACTACGTGAAGCGCGTCGCACTCCTGGCCGACCGCTACCGCGGAGCTGCAACGCAGCAATAATCCGATCGGTGCCATCGGATTCTTTCCGTTGTGTCGCCGAGTCAGGTTCCGCTATAGTCGGTTCCGATTCACGTGGACTGGCCCCCACCGGTCTACTGGCAGCCTCAAGCTACCTAAATCAATATCGGAGTGCCGGATGGCCAACGATGGGGTAAACGATCCAGTCAACACTGGTCGTCGACGATTTCTTTCCGCAACCACTGCGGTGGTGGGTGCCGTCGGCGTCGGGTTTGCAGCAGTTCCGTTCATCAAGTCCTGGAATCCCAGCGCCCGCGCCCAATTGGCCGGTGCACCGGTGATCGCCGACATCAGCGCATTGCAGGAAGGCCAGCGGCTGGTTCTGGAGTGGCGCGGTCAGCCGATCTGGATCGTCAAGCGCTCCAAGGCCATCCTGGAGGCGCTGCCCGGTCTGGACGGTCGCCTGAAGGACCCCGAGTCCGGCGAGAAAGACCAGCAGCCGGACTACGTGCTGAAGGAAAATCCCGAATTCCGGTCGATCAAGTCCGATGTCTCGGTGCTGGTCGGGCTGTGCACCCATCTGGGCTGCTCACCGGAAATGGTCGCGGAAATCCGCCCCGAGCCTTACGACCCGGAATGGAAGGGCGGCTACTTCTGCCCCTGCCACAAGTCGCGCTTCGATATGTCCGGCCGCGTCTTCAAGGACGTGCCGGCCCCGATCAATCTGCTGGTGCCTCCGCACCACTACCAGGACGACAACACCATCGTCATTGGCGTTGACCCGCAGGGGGCGGCTTGAGCATGGCCAACATTCTTTCCCGCACCGCCACCGGCGTGGCCGACTGGGTCAATGAGCGCGCGCCCGGCCTGATGCCGATGTACCGCAAGCATGTCAGCGAGTACTACGCGCCGAAGAACTTCAACATCTGGTACTACTTCGGCTCGCTCGCGCTGCTGATCCTGGTCAACCAGATATTGACCGGCATCTTCCTCACCATGCACTACAAGACCAGCGCCGCCGAGGCCTTCACCTCGGTGGAACTGACGATCATGCGTGACGTCGACTGGGGCTGGCTGATCCGCTACATGCACTCCACCGGGGCCTCGCTGTTCTTCATCGTGGTCTACCTGCACATGTTCCGCGGGCTGCTGTACGGCAGCTACAAGAAGCCGCGCGAGCTGGTCTGGATCCTGGGCATGCTGATCTACCTGGTGCTGATGGCCGAAGCCTTCATGGGCTATGTGCTGCCCTGGGGCCAGATGTCGTTCTGGGGCGCGAAGGTGATCATTTCGCTGTTCGGGGCGATTCCGGTGATCGGCAATGGTCTGACCGAATGGATCATGGGCGACTACCTGCCCAGTGACGCCACCGTCAACCGCTTCTTCGCCCTTCATGTGATCGCGCTGCCGCTGGTGCTGCTGCTGCTGGTGGTGCTGCATATCGGCGCATTGCACGAGGTGGGGTCCAACAACCCCGACGGGGTGGAGATCAAGAAGGGGCCGAAGGGCAACCGCTGGTCCGCCACGGCACCGGCCGATGGCATTCCGTTCCATCCGTATTACACGCTCAAGGATGCAGTGGGGGCCGGTTTCCTGCTCGTCATTGCCGCCTTCATCATCTTCTTCGCGCCGGGCTTTGGTGGCCTGTTCCTGGAGCACGACAACTTCACCGAAGCCAATCGCCTGGTGACCCCGGAACACATCAAGCCGGTGTGGTACTACACGCCGTACTACGCGATGTTGCGGGTGGTGCCGAACAAGCTGGGCGGCGTGCTGGTGATGTTCTCGGCCATCGCGATCCTGTTCCTGGTGCCCTGGCTGGACAAGGCCAAGGTCAAGTCGGTGCGCTATCGCGGCTGGATCTCCAAGGTCATGCTGGGGGTGCTGGCGGTGTGCTTCATCTGGCTGGGCGTGATCGGTTCCGGCCCGGGTACCGATGTGCACGAGACCTACATCGGCCGCGTGCTGACCTTCCTCTATTTCGCCTTCTTCATCACCATGCCGATATGGACCAAGCTGGACAGGACCAAACCGGTACCGGACCGGGTGACCATGCATGACTGACCATTGGATTGTGCGGCTGGCCTGCGCGGCCATGCTGATGCTGGCCAGCACCGTGGCCGGTGCCGCCGAGGGCGGCAAGACGCTGCAGGCCGGCAATGACCTGGGCGACCGTGCGTCGCTGCAGCGCGGCGCGCAGTTGTACATGAACTACTGCTCCGGCTGCCACGCACTGAAATACCTGCGCTATTCGCGCATGGCCAAGGACCTGGGCCTGTCCGAGGAAGAGGTGATGAACAACCTCAACTTCACCGGCGCGGCCATCGGCGAAACCGTAGGGGTGACCCTGCCCAAGGCCGAGGCCGAGAAGTGGTTCGGCAAGATGCCGCCCGATCTCACCCTGATTTCGCGGGTGCGCGGCAGTGACTGGGTCTACACCTACCTCAAGTCGTTCTATCTGGATCCCGGCCGGCCGCTGGGCTGGAACAACGCGCTGTTCCCGAATGCGTCCATGCCCAACCCGCTGTGGGAAATGCAGGGCCTGCAGCACGCGGTGCACGGCAAGCCCGAGTCACCCGGGGCCGATCCGCCGGTGACCGGGCTGAACATTGTGCAGCCGGGCAATGTGGACGCTGGCCAGTATGACCAGGCGGTTCGGGACATCACCAATTTCCTCGAGTACGCCGGTGAACCGGCCGCGCTCAAGCGCCAGCAGCTGGGCGTCTGGGTGATTCTGTTCCTGGCCTTCCTGACCTTCCTGTTGTATCTGCTGAAGAAGGAATACTGGAAAGACGTGCACTGAGCTTCACGCGCCCATCAACCCTTTGACCTATTGGCTTTTGTGATGGGGGGTTGCACACTCGGGCACTGGGACGACTGTCGGCAATGGGCCGGCAGCGCCGATACGGCCGACGGATTCGGTCGTTGGAGAGCCTTTGATGGCGGCGAGCGTACGCATGCGGAATACCCTGACGCTGTTTTCCTCGAACGATGATGTCCTGTGCCACCGCGTGCGCCTGGTGCTGGCCGCCAAAGGGGTCACCTATGATTTCGTGCCGGTCGACCCGCAGAACCCGCCGGAAGACCTGATCGATCTCAATCCGTACCATTCGGTACCCACCCTGGTGGAGCGCGAGCTGGTGCTGTACGCGGCTTCGGTGGTCAGCGAGTATCTGGATGAGCGCTATCCGCACCCGCCCTTGATGCCGGTGGACCCGCTGTCCCGCGCCCGCATCCGTCTGGCCATGCTGCGCATCGAGCATGACTGGGTGCCGCAGGTACAGGCGATCCAGCTGGGCAACAAGACCCAGGCCGAAGCCGGCCGAAAGCGCCTCAAGGAGCTGCTGACCAGCTCGGTGCCGCTGTTCAAGGCCAGCAAGTTCTTCCTGAATCCTGAAATGAGCCTGGCCGATTGCGCCATGGCTCCGATCATCTGGCGTCTGCAGTCGCTCGACGTCGCGCTGCCCAAGGATGGCAAGGCCATCGAGGACTACGGCAACCGCATCTTCCGTCACCCCGGCTTCATCCGCAGCCTGACCGACCAGGAAAAGAAGCTGCGCGAGTTACCTGTGTGACCTCAGCCCGGCCGTGCGCGTACACTGGTCACCGGTATTCACGCTGATAATCAGCCGGGCATGGCCCGGCGCACCCCATGACTGAAGATACATTCCGCATGACCAGCCACCGCCCGTACCTGCTGCGGGCGCTGGTGCAATGGATCAACGACAACCAGCTCACCCCGCATATCCTGGTCGACGCCGGCATGCCGGGCGTGCAGGTGCCGCCCAGCGCGATCAAGGACGGCCGGGTAGTGCTGAACATCGCCGACCGTGCCGTGATGGGGCTGGAGATCGACAACACCTGGGTCAGCTTCGCAGCACGCTTTTCCGGCGTGAGCCACCCGGTGCAGGTGCCGATTTCGGCCGTACTGGCCGTCTATGCCCGCGAAACCGGCCAGGGCATGGCGCTGCCCGACGATATTCCGGGGCATGAGCCCAGCCTGGACGACGACGATACGCCGCCGGATGACACGCCCACCCCGGACGACACCCCGCCCAAGCCCAGTGGCGGCCGTCCGCATCTGCGCGTGGTGAAATGAAAAAAGCCGCCCCTGGGGCGGCTTTTTTTTTCGGTGGCGACCGACCGTTGGTCGGTCGATCTTGAATTACACGTCCTCCGCGCCCCGCGTATCCGGCGACTGCCGGATTTCGCTGATGCGTGCGGCCGAGGGCCCCACGAACGCCACCAGCTGGTCGCCGCGCAGCACCATGCGCCCGGTATGACGGTCTATGCCGTCATGCGAGTACTCGAACCGGTAAGTACGCTCCCAGCCCAGCCAGCCGTTGTCCTTGCGGCACACCCGGATACTGCTGGCATGCACGGCCTGGTCCAGCCACTGCACATCGGCAGCGCGGCAGGCATTGCGGCCCAGCTCGATGGCGCGCTCGGCCGCCGCCCGCGAGGAATTCCAGAAGGCGTAGGCAAACGCGCCGGCAATCATCAACAGGATCAAGCTGGGCATCGTCGGCTCGGTCGAAGCGGGTCAGGAACGACCAACATGGCGACGACACGGGCCCAGATCAAGCGTTACGGCGACGTACGCGGAGGCGGATTGGCAGGCGATTGTGGAGGCTGCTGCTGCGGCCGCGGCGGAACCACGCGCGGGAACGTCGGCTTCTGCGGCGTCGGGGTTGCCGGCGTGCCGGGCTGGGCGGGCAGGGGTGACGGCTGGGTAGCCGGGGTGGAAGCGGGCACCGGTGCCGGCGTGTAGCCCATGGGCGAGGAAGCCACCAGCTTCAGCAGCGCCGCCCAATCCTGGCGATTGAAATTGCACTCGTCCTCGCGGCCGGGTGTGCAGCCGATGTCATACGGACCGTAGGATCGGGCCGGAGGCAGCTGGATGCGGCCGCTACGATCCAGTGGCAGCTTGCGCATCGCCACCGTATTCATGACATTGCCGCCGATCAGGTACAGCGTGTGGTCGCCGCCCATGTTGGCCGCGACCACCACCTCGCAATGCGATTTCCAGTTCTCCACCTTGCCCCCGCTGAGCTGCTGCACCAGCCCGGCGTAGCTCAGCGTTTCGTCGCGGTCGCGCAGGTAGCACAGCAGGTCGCCCGGCGCGGGTTTTTCCAGCGCCGGGTCGGTCATCCGGTACGGCCCGCTGTTCTCGTACGCCGCACGGATGTAATCGATGTGGCGCGGGGAGCGGGTAAAGCCCGGCACGCCGGCGCGGCTCATCACCCAGGAGATGAAGGCCGCCGACCACGGGTTGTCGATGATGAAGGCGCGGCAGTCGCTGTCGGTGTAGCGCGTACCGAACGGTTGCATGCAGCTGGTCGCGCCGGGCTGGCTGCCCATCGGACCCAAGGTGCCGCTGTCGCGCCAGTAGGCGACCACGCGTTGCCACGCAGGCATGCCGTCGTCAGACAGGTACAGGCGCTCGGCCTCGCTGACGCCGAGATTGGCGGCCCGACCTTCGCCGTCAATGAACGGGCGGTACCACAGGCGGTGTTCGTTGCAGGCGGTGCGGACGATGCTGACGGCCAGCGGGCTCAGCCCATAGCGGGGCGGGATGTCGCAGACTTCAGCGGCTGCCGCGGTAATGGGGGCGGCGGCGAGCAGCAGGCAGGCGGGCAACAGCATCCGGCGCATGCGCGTTCTCCGGTGGGGGTAGGGAGAGCGTCGCAGACGCGGGTTGCGCATTTCGTGAAAGCCGCACGACCATCTGCGCGTCGCACGACCAACGGTCGTGCGCTACCCGGCCGGTAGGTGCCGACCGTTGGTCGGCACGACGTCAACGCTTGGGCGGATCGCCCAGCTTCAACGACAGATCAATCGCCTGCACATGCTTGGTCAAGCCCCCAATCGAGATGCAGTCCACGCCGTCCTCGGCAATCGCCCGCAATCCCGCCAGGTCCACACTGCCGGACACCTCCAGCGGAATCCGTCCGGCGGCGATCTTCACCGCCTCGCGGCGCAGATCCGCATCGAAGTCATCGATCAGAATCCGGTCGCAGCCCACCGCCAGCGCTTCGCGAAGCTGATCCAGGTCTTCCACTTCCACCACCAGCGGCAACTGCGTCCACTGCGCACGCGCGGCGTGCACCGCCGCGCTCAGCGAGCCGGCGGCGCGGATGTGGTTTTCCTTCAACATCACCGTGTCGAACAGACCCAGGCGATGGTTGTCACCGCCGCCGCAGCGCACGGCGTACTTCTGCGCGACGCGCAGGCCGGGCAGGGTCTTGCGGGTGTCCAGGATGCGCGTACCGGTGCCAGCCACGGCCGCCACGTAACGCGCGGTGGTGGTGGCGGTACCGGACAGGGTCTGCAGGAAATTGAGCGAGGTGCGCTCGGCGCTGACCAGACTGCGGTTGCGCCCCTGCAGGGTCGCCAGCACGGTGCCGGCCTTTACCGCATCACCTTCGGCCACCTGCCAGTCGATCTGCACATCGGGGTCCAGCGCCCGGTGGGTGGCGTCGAACCATGGCCGACCGGCGATCACGGCGTCCTGCTTGCACAGCAGGTAGGCGCGGTCAGGCCGGTCCGGCAGCAGGGCGGCGGTGACGTCGCCGCTGCCGATGTCCTCGGCCAGGGCGCGGGCCACGTCCGCCTCGACCTGTGCGGCCCCAGGCGGCAGCAGGGCAGGGCTCATTGCGCCGGGAAGTCGGCGATCTGGGCGGTGGCGATGGCTTCTTCGGCCAGCAGCACCGGAATGCCGTCGTCGACCCGGAATACCTGCTTGCCGTCGCGGGTCAGCAGGGCTTCGCGCAGAGGCTGGCTCTGCGGGCTGCCGTCGGCCTTGGTCACGGACCCGGCCGAAATGGCCTGGTTGAGGGCCTCCAGGCCCTTCGCGGTGAGCAGGGACAGGGGCTGGCGGGCGTCCGGCGACACCAGCAGGTCAAGCAGCTTGCGATCCATGGGTTCTTCGTCTTGCGTGGAAGACGGCTAGAATACGTCTTTAAGGTAGGTGACGGCCAATGACCCCCAACCCCGCAGTGCCGCTCGTCGGCATCATCATGGGCTCCCGCTCGGACTGGGAAACCATGCAGCACGCCGCGCAGAAGCTCGATGCCCTCGGTGTTCCCTATGAAGTGAAGGTGGTCTCGGCGCATCGTACGCCGGACGTGCTGTTCACCTACGCCGAACAGGCCGGCGCACGCGGTCTGCGCGCCATCATCGCCGGCGCTGGCGGTGCCGCGCACCTGCCGGGCATGGTCGCGGCCAAGACCGCGGTGCCGGTGCTGGGTGTGCCGGTGCAGTCCAAGGCCCTCAACGGCATGGATTCACTGCTGTCTATCGTGCAGATGCCGGCTGGCATTCCGGTCGCTACCTTCGCCATCGGCAACGCCGGGGCATCGAACGCGGCCTTGTTCGCGGCTGCGCTGCTGGCACCGGAGCAGCCGGCCATCGGCCAGGCGCTGGAAGCCTTCCGCTCGCGCCAGACCGAAGACGTCATGGCCCACGACGACCCGCGCCAATGACCCGTACCGTCGGCATTCTGGGCGGCGGCCAGCTCGCCCGCATGATGGTGCTGGCCGGTGCGCCGCAGGGCCTGCGCTTCGAACTGTTCGACCCGGCGGCCGATGCCTGCGCCGGCCAGTTGGCCCCGCTGCAGGTGGCCGCGTTCGATGACGAAGCCGCCCTGGCCGCGTTTGCGGCAAAGGTGGACGTGGTCACCTTCGATTTCGAGAACGTGCCCGCGCACAGCGCCCGTTTCCTGGCCGAACGCGTGCCGGTGTATCCGAATCCGGACGCCCTGGCCGTGGCGCAGGACCGCCTGAGCGAGAAGACCCTGTTCCGCGAGCTGGGCATTCCACTGCCGCCGTTCGCCGACATCCGCAGCCGCGATGAGCTGGCCGCGCGGGTAGGGGAGTTCGGGCTGCCGTGCATCCTCAAGACCCGCCGCCTGGGCTACGACGGCAAGGGCCAGTTCCGTCTGCGCAGGGAAGCCGATATTGACGCGGCCTGGACCGCACTGGGTGCACAGGTCGAGCGCACCGGGCTGATCCTGGAAGGCTTCGTGGCCTTCGACCGCGAGGTCAGCGTGGTCGCCGTGCGCGGCCGTGACGGCGAGTTCCGCGCCTGGCCGGTCACCGGCAACTGGCATGTGGACGGCGTGCTGTCGGTCAGTCTGGCACCCGCCGTGTTGAGCCCGGCGCAGCAGCAGGCCGCCATCGGCTACGCCCGCACCCTGGCCGAGCGCCTGGACTATGTCGGCGTGTTCGCGCTGGAACTGTTCTGCCGCGGCGACGAACTGCTGGCCAACGAAATGGCGCCGCGCGTGCACAACTCCGGGCACTGGACCATCGAGGGCAGCGAAACCTCGCAGTTCGAAAACCACCTGCGCGCGGTGCTCGGCCTGCCGCTCGGCGACACCCGCATGCTCGGCCATGCCTGCATGCTCAACTGGATCGGTGCGATGCCCGACGCGACGGCGGTGCTGGCCCAGCCGGGCGGGCACTGGCACGACTACGGCAAGCAGCCGAGGGATGGCCGCAAGGTTGGCCACGCCACCCTGCGTAACGATGACGCCGCAGCGCTGGCCGCGGGGCTGGAAGCGGTGGGCAAGCAGCTGGATCGCGGCGATCAGGTAGCCCCGGCGGCTGACGCGCTGCGTGCCTGATGGGGCGGGTCACGACCAACGGTCGTGACCTACCTCCCGCACTGCTTTCACCGGTAGGTCACGACCGTTGGTCGTGACCGGCGGGATCAATCCCGCAACCGCATTGCCACCGCATCCCAGTTCACCACCTTCCAGAACGCTTCCAGGTATTTCGCCCGGTCGTTCTGGAAGTCGGTGTAATACGCGTGCTCCCACAGGTCACACCCCAGCAGCGGCGTGCTCTGGCCCACCAGTGGTGTACCCGCGTTGCGGGTGACCTGCACTGCCAACGTACTGTTGGGGTGCTGCACCAGCCACACCCAGCCGGACCCGAACAGCCCCAGTGCGGCGCGGTCGAACTCCTCGCGCAACCGGCGCAGGTCGCCGAAATGACGGCCGATCAGCTCCGCCAGCCGGGCCTGCGGCTCGGCGCTGCCGCGCGGTCGTAACCCTTCCCAGAAAAACGCATGGTTCCAGGCCTGCGCCGCCGCGTCGAACAGCGTGCCCTGGCTCTGCCGCACCAGGTCGTCCAGCGGCAGTTCCGCCAGCTCGGTGCCGTCGATCCGCGCATTCACGGACTCCACGTAAGCGCGGTGATGTCCCAGGTGCAGATCGAGACTGGCCGCCGACAGATGCGGCTGCAGGGCGGTGCGGTCGAAGGGCAGGCGGGGCAGGTCGAAGGGCATGGCGATCCGGGAGAGTGGGGCACAGACGTCCGGCGCGGGGTCAACCGCATTACAATGGGCGCAGGGGAAGTCTATCCGACCACCCGGGGTCGGATGGTTCCGCAACGCAGGAGAGGTGTGGTGGCGGTCTTGCAGCAGATCCAACAGGAAGTCGATCGTTATCCCCTCGTGTTGTTCATGAAGGGCACCCCGCAGTACCCGATGTGCGGGTTCTCCAGCCGCGCCGTGCAGGCGCTGATGGCCGCCGGTGCGGTCAATCTGCGCACGGTCAACGTGCTGGAAGAGCCGGAAGTGCGTGCCAACCTGCCGCGCTTCTCCAACCTGCCCACGTTCCCGCAGCTGTTCATCCACGGCGAGCTGATCGGCGGCTGCGACATCGTGCTGGAGCTGTTCGAGGCCGGCGAGCTCAAGCGCATCGTCGAAGAGGCCGCGCACGGATGAGTGCACTCCCGTCCGTGGCGGTCGGGAGCGGGTCGCTGGCCGACCGCATCATTCTCATTGTTGGCGCTGGCGGCGGCTTTGGCAGCGCTGCGGCGGTGGCCTGCGCCGCAGCCGGGGCGACCGTGGTCCTGCTGGGGCGCAAACCGCGCCGGCTGGACCGGGTCTACAGCGCGGTCCAAGCCGTGGGTCCGGAACCGCTGCTCTATCCGCTGGACCTGGAAGGGGCCACGCCTGACGACTACGCCACCCTGGCCGAGCGCCTGCAGGGAGAGCTGGGCCGGCTGGACGGGCTGTTGTACTGCGCCGCTGACTTCGCCGGCCTGACCCCGTTCGAGCTGGCCGACCCGGCCGCGTTCGCGCGCGCCGTGCATGTCAATCTGACCGCCCCGGCCTGGCTGGCCCAGGCCTGCCTTCCATTGCTGAAGCAGCGCGACGATGCCGCGCTGGTGTTCACCGTGGACGACCCGGCGCGGGTAGGGCAGGCGTACTGGGGCGGCTATGGCGCGGCCCAATACGGCCTGCGCGGGCTGATCGCCAGCCTGCACGCCGAACTGGCGCGCGGGCCGGTTCGCGTCAGCGGCCTGCAGCCGGGCCCGATGCGCACCGCGCTGCGGGCGCGGGCGTTCTCGCTGGACGAGGACACGTCTGCTCGGCACCCCGCCGAATGCGCGGAGGCGGCAGTCCTGTTGCTCTCAGCCGCCGGGGCGGAACATCGCGGACAGGTACTGGATATCGCGCCGCCCGCGTAGAGCCGGGCTTGCCCGGCTGCCCTTCGCGTAACCCCCCTGACATCAACGGCCATTACCTTCCGCCCTGCCGGCAAGGAGCCGGTATTTCCTGAACGGCGGATGTGAAGAAAGCGTCACGATTTCGTTGTGATGGTGTGCGCGTTGTCGCCAAACCGTCACATATCGGGGCTATCGTGTTAATCTAGTGTTAACCGTTGCGGCTGAAACCAGCCTGCGGCATAGGGAACCCAGATCTAAGTCCATTCGGCCATCTACGGGGCCGCGTGGGCGCGTTTTTTCTCCGCAAATCGCCACTCTCGCATCGAGGCTACCCAAAAATGACCCACCCACTCCGGATGTCCAAGCTCACCCTTGGTCTCGTGGCCGCTCTTGCAGCCGCTCCCGCCTTCGCCCAGAGCACCTCTGCCGGTGTCGGCGGCCAGGTCACGTCCGCCGCAGGCGCCCCTGTGGTTGGTGCCGAAGTCACCATCACGCACACCGAGTCGGGCACCGTCAGCCGTGCCACCACCGATGCCTCGGGTCGTTACGCTGCGCGCGGTCTGCGCGTGGGTGGTCCGTACACCATCACCATCAACAAGGCGGGTGAAGGCACCAAGACCGAAGAAGGCGTCTACCTGAACCTGAATCAGGTCAACACCATCAACGCCGCCCTGACCGGCGACGTCGCCGCCGCCACCAACCTGGACGCCGTGCA is part of the Stenotrophomonas oahuensis genome and encodes:
- a CDS encoding cytochrome b; the protein is MANILSRTATGVADWVNERAPGLMPMYRKHVSEYYAPKNFNIWYYFGSLALLILVNQILTGIFLTMHYKTSAAEAFTSVELTIMRDVDWGWLIRYMHSTGASLFFIVVYLHMFRGLLYGSYKKPRELVWILGMLIYLVLMAEAFMGYVLPWGQMSFWGAKVIISLFGAIPVIGNGLTEWIMGDYLPSDATVNRFFALHVIALPLVLLLLVVLHIGALHEVGSNNPDGVEIKKGPKGNRWSATAPADGIPFHPYYTLKDAVGAGFLLVIAAFIIFFAPGFGGLFLEHDNFTEANRLVTPEHIKPVWYYTPYYAMLRVVPNKLGGVLVMFSAIAILFLVPWLDKAKVKSVRYRGWISKVMLGVLAVCFIWLGVIGSGPGTDVHETYIGRVLTFLYFAFFITMPIWTKLDRTKPVPDRVTMHD
- a CDS encoding ClpXP protease specificity-enhancing factor, which encodes MTEDTFRMTSHRPYLLRALVQWINDNQLTPHILVDAGMPGVQVPPSAIKDGRVVLNIADRAVMGLEIDNTWVSFAARFSGVSHPVQVPISAVLAVYARETGQGMALPDDIPGHEPSLDDDDTPPDDTPTPDDTPPKPSGGRPHLRVVK
- a CDS encoding lytic transglycosylase domain-containing protein; this encodes MKGIVGTIAALALAALTALPASAGTLYKCVGDDGIPSYVSKRVPKATCSVVSNYRPDRSAPKRYIPPPTPAPAPAPTAVAATPAPTPAQADTAAASTAVTASAAPTQAATVLTAPSAPKASSKPGKVVSGQVYSYMKDGVRHYTSARPAQVASLGQVRTIRYSYIERCYACGANPGVNFGSVRLNTTAFQAEIAAAAREFGVEEAIVRAVIHAESAYNPTAVSRAGAQGLMQLMPPTARRFGVTDSYDAAQNIRGGVQYLSWLLKRFNGNLTLAAAGYNAGEGAVDRHGGVPPYSETQYYVKRVALLADRYRGAATQQ
- a CDS encoding glutathione S-transferase N-terminal domain-containing protein; translation: MAASVRMRNTLTLFSSNDDVLCHRVRLVLAAKGVTYDFVPVDPQNPPEDLIDLNPYHSVPTLVERELVLYAASVVSEYLDERYPHPPLMPVDPLSRARIRLAMLRIEHDWVPQVQAIQLGNKTQAEAGRKRLKELLTSSVPLFKASKFFLNPEMSLADCAMAPIIWRLQSLDVALPKDGKAIEDYGNRIFRHPGFIRSLTDQEKKLRELPV
- a CDS encoding cytochrome c1, whose translation is MTDHWIVRLACAAMLMLASTVAGAAEGGKTLQAGNDLGDRASLQRGAQLYMNYCSGCHALKYLRYSRMAKDLGLSEEEVMNNLNFTGAAIGETVGVTLPKAEAEKWFGKMPPDLTLISRVRGSDWVYTYLKSFYLDPGRPLGWNNALFPNASMPNPLWEMQGLQHAVHGKPESPGADPPVTGLNIVQPGNVDAGQYDQAVRDITNFLEYAGEPAALKRQQLGVWVILFLAFLTFLLYLLKKEYWKDVH
- the petA gene encoding ubiquinol-cytochrome c reductase iron-sulfur subunit — protein: MANDGVNDPVNTGRRRFLSATTAVVGAVGVGFAAVPFIKSWNPSARAQLAGAPVIADISALQEGQRLVLEWRGQPIWIVKRSKAILEALPGLDGRLKDPESGEKDQQPDYVLKENPEFRSIKSDVSVLVGLCTHLGCSPEMVAEIRPEPYDPEWKGGYFCPCHKSRFDMSGRVFKDVPAPINLLVPPHHYQDDNTIVIGVDPQGAA
- the miaB gene encoding tRNA (N6-isopentenyl adenosine(37)-C2)-methylthiotransferase MiaB; its protein translation is MTGTPASPSEPVARPDLIPLPGSRPQVNGPVRGKLYIKTHGCQMNEYDSTKMADVLAAEEGLELTDDPAEADVLLMNTCSIREKAQEKVFSQLGYWKALKNNGRGVIIGVGGCVASQEGEAIIKRAPHVDLVFGPQTLHRLPELIRQRRESGKSQVDISFPEIEKFDRLPEPRAEGGSAFVSIMEGCSKYCSFCVVPYTRGTEVSRPFEDVVVEVAQLASQGVREINLLGQNVNAYRGPYGDGEFADLGLLIRTIAEIDGVDRIRFTTSHPLEFSDSLVDAYRDVPQLANFLHLPVQAGSDRVLSAMKRGYTALEFKAKIRKLRAVRPDISISSDFIVGFPGETEADFEKTMKLIEDVGFDQSFSFIYSRRPGTPAADLEDTISDAEKHARLSRLQARINEQAAAISQAMVGTVQTVLVEGPSRKDPNELTGKTENMRSVNFAGKMRLVGQLVDVEITEAYSNSLRGRLVVA